A genomic region of Enterobacter hormaechei ATCC 49162 contains the following coding sequences:
- a CDS encoding LuxR C-terminal-related transcriptional regulator produces the protein MATSIVLVTQDRYLVWGMRQFFPDIILLDSIDRNIFDNGADEYSVLIDSRSPLRLYDYLIRHPARTKKTICCVMLDMRHREENLLDMKLFLNTSLTAPDMASLFNLVLNMKGRRLTTKWLLNLRLSTHEAIMLRLLRAGMSMEAIAAELHMSVKSLYRKRTALSERLGAENFNEACLFIFRNKLLSLNENP, from the coding sequence GTGGCAACTTCAATAGTGTTAGTGACACAGGATCGCTACCTTGTCTGGGGAATGAGGCAATTTTTCCCTGATATCATTCTGCTCGACTCGATAGACAGAAACATATTTGATAACGGTGCAGATGAATATTCTGTGCTGATTGATAGTCGTTCTCCGCTCCGTTTATATGATTACCTGATACGCCATCCTGCCAGAACGAAAAAAACGATCTGCTGCGTCATGCTTGATATGCGACATCGCGAGGAGAATCTGCTCGATATGAAGTTGTTTTTGAATACCTCGCTCACCGCGCCGGATATGGCGTCATTGTTCAACCTGGTGCTCAACATGAAGGGCAGGCGTCTGACAACCAAATGGCTGCTCAACTTACGGCTTAGCACCCACGAAGCGATCATGCTGCGGTTGCTCCGGGCCGGGATGTCGATGGAAGCAATCGCAGCTGAGCTACATATGTCGGTTAAGAGCCTCTATCGCAAACGAACGGCGCTGTCTGAGCGGTTGGGGGCGGAGAACTTCAACGAGGCGTGTTTGTTTATCTTTAGAAATAAATTGTTGAGCCTTAACGAGAACCCGTAA
- a CDS encoding PTS sugar transporter subunit IIC → MDFINKVKSGGGIVFIDKLSNWAGAFSGQRHLSAVRESFVALMPLIIAASLFILINNVLLNGESGLVGFLGLEGAWINHLQEIGVRVYNGTLNILAFLATVMISYRLANSYGEDGITYAVFSLACLFVLFPVSIPVTAPAGEVFQVSGLISGNESGASGMFVGIFVALIATEVFRKVSASPKLKITLSDSVPPSVSRSFNVLIPMILVLTLLSVFAWSLTSLFNKNIHEIVTLMIQAPLQNILQGLSGVIGLLLTQNGLWWAGIHGASIMYPITETTLLVAIQENTAAFKAGLAIPHIVTKPFIDAYGFMGGGGQTIGLLIALWIAAKKADHRAITRLATPGMLFNINEPLIFGLPIMFNPVLIIPFLFTPVISIVIAYAATAMNIINHTYVLVPWTTPPVISAFLATGGDWRAAVLSVFLIGLSVIIYLPFVFAMNKQK, encoded by the coding sequence ATGGATTTCATCAATAAAGTTAAAAGTGGGGGCGGTATTGTTTTCATTGATAAGCTCTCGAATTGGGCGGGTGCTTTTTCAGGCCAACGACATCTCTCGGCTGTAAGAGAATCATTTGTCGCGTTGATGCCTTTAATTATTGCCGCATCACTGTTTATATTAATAAATAACGTATTACTTAACGGCGAATCCGGTTTAGTCGGATTTTTGGGCCTGGAAGGCGCATGGATTAACCATCTACAGGAAATCGGCGTTCGCGTGTATAACGGAACGCTGAATATTCTTGCCTTTCTTGCTACGGTGATGATTTCATATCGTTTAGCCAACAGCTATGGTGAGGATGGGATAACCTATGCTGTCTTCTCGCTGGCATGTTTATTTGTATTATTCCCGGTCAGTATTCCCGTTACAGCACCGGCTGGAGAGGTTTTTCAGGTTTCGGGGCTAATCAGTGGCAATGAAAGTGGTGCATCAGGTATGTTTGTAGGCATATTTGTAGCGCTTATTGCAACGGAGGTTTTTCGTAAGGTTTCAGCCTCGCCGAAATTAAAAATTACCCTCTCTGATTCGGTTCCTCCTTCTGTCTCCAGGAGCTTTAACGTATTAATACCGATGATTCTGGTATTAACCTTGTTAAGTGTTTTTGCATGGTCGTTGACAAGCCTTTTCAACAAAAATATCCATGAAATTGTTACTCTAATGATCCAGGCTCCACTGCAAAATATTTTACAGGGCCTGAGCGGAGTCATCGGGCTGTTGTTGACGCAAAACGGCTTATGGTGGGCGGGGATCCACGGTGCCAGTATCATGTACCCGATCACTGAGACAACCCTGCTGGTGGCGATTCAGGAAAACACGGCCGCGTTTAAGGCTGGCCTTGCAATCCCTCATATCGTCACGAAGCCTTTTATCGATGCCTATGGCTTTATGGGCGGCGGGGGTCAGACAATCGGTTTACTGATTGCTCTGTGGATTGCCGCGAAAAAAGCAGATCATCGTGCAATCACGCGCCTGGCGACGCCGGGGATGCTATTCAATATAAATGAGCCACTGATTTTTGGCCTGCCCATTATGTTCAATCCGGTACTGATTATACCCTTCTTATTCACCCCGGTTATCAGCATTGTGATTGCTTATGCCGCTACGGCAATGAATATCATTAACCATACCTATGTACTTGTTCCATGGACAACGCCGCCAGTGATCAGCGCTTTTCTGGCGACGGGAGGCGACTGGCGTGCTGCGGTATTGTCCGTCTTTTTAATCGGCTTGTCGGTTATTATTTATCTGCCATTTGTTTTTGCTATGAATAAACAGAAATAA